The proteins below are encoded in one region of Armigeres subalbatus isolate Guangzhou_Male unplaced genomic scaffold, GZ_Asu_2 Contig1429, whole genome shotgun sequence:
- the LOC134202812 gene encoding uncharacterized protein LOC134202812 yields the protein MGKCTFRVEWLKKIDPNGCQVSDWARNHGDTEVFCKVCSKSFSVAKGFQALEQHSLTDKHKDNWTGRQGPSQLRLCSEKDVKTNQPQLSGIGTGPKVQLFSPRDSSAKAELIWLLKCIASDFPAASCDGIADIFAAMFPNIDVSGFSLSRTKARYLATEALAPYFRESLLNDARNSMFTLCYDETTNSAGKKELQTAVRYWSSSKSMVKVMHLQTFFIGSAKAEDILEKLLEAMQNASLPLKNLIMLGSDGPNVNKKVERLMNERIMQERGKSLLLIGSCNIHILHNAFLKGIEELGEDASELVYSVHHFFHGWPSREEDMEKIQINLGLPTKRFIKHVSSRWLTLEGAAERLLEQWTALIEYFLNFIPKKHSALSKSSGYLKIYRLLTKKTIKAEVLFVSSSAHIFTKFTGFLQKEEPLVHIMYTEIDKLARTLIGKPDACSPNTTPTEDIFDKLENLLPVEQIIVGSDLYGNKVHQIPITKEILSLAYKAHQSYKAYLEEEKRKKEIESARKQKEAEKIADAERSKKELKGLKSKIFLEEEDLKATRKEEENKQRTADKLFNEANSRLKKAIEAKNMQEVELAQVMLEGVSTIRKEQASQKRTADSLQKSLDKKKESLITTFFSKKPKK from the exons ATGGGAAAGTGTACGTTCCGAGTAGAGTGGCTGAAAAAGATCGATCCTAATGGCTGCCAAGTTTCGGATTGGGCACGCAATCACGGCGACACGGAGGTCTTCTGTAAGGTATGTTCCAAATCCTTCTCGGTGGCGAAAGGATTTCAAGCCCTGGAGCAGCATTCATTGACGGACAAACACAAGGACAACTGGACAGGACGGCAAGGGCCGTCACAATTACGATTGTGTTCCGAGAAGGACGTTAAAACGAACCAACCTCAGTTGTCAGGTATCGGCACCGGTCCAAAAGTTCAGCTCTTCAGCCCACGTGATTCATCCGCTAAGGCTGAGCTTATTTGGCTGCTCAAATGCATCGCTTCCGATTTTCCGGCCGCATCTTGCGACGGTATAGCCGACATATTTGCAGCGATGTTCCCAAATATCGATGTCTCCGGATTTTCGTTGAGTAGAACCAAGGCCCGATATCTTGCGACCGAAGCTTTGGCTCCATATTTTCGGGAATCGTTGCTCAATGACGCGAGGAATTCAATGTTTACCCTGTGCTACGATGAGACCACCAACTCGGCTGGTAAGAAAGAGCTCCAGACAGCTGTTCGATACTGGTCATCGTCTAAATCGATGGTCAAGGTGATGCATCTTCAAACGTTTTTTATTGGCTCGGCCAAAGCGGAGGATATCCTCGAAAAGTTGCTTGAAGCAATGCAAAATGCTTCCCTCCCACTGAAGAACTTGATTATGCTAG GGAGCGATGGTCCCAACGTCAACAAAAAGGTGGAACGTCTAATGAACGAGCGAATAATGCAGGAGCGTgggaaatctcttttattgattGGAAGTTGCAACATCCACATTCTTCATAACGCTTTCCTCAAAGGAATCGAGGAGCTTGGTGAGGATGCGTCGGAGCTGGTTTATTCTGTGCACCATTTTTTTCACGGATGGCCTTCGAGAGAAGAAGATATGGagaaaattcaaatcaatctgGGACTCCCAACCAAACGATTCATAAAACATGTTTCGTCCAGGTGGTTGACTCTGGAAGGAGCGGCAGAACGGCTTCTTGAACAATGGACTGCTCTCATCGAATATTTTTTGAACTTTATTCCGAAGAAGCATTCTGCTTTATCGAAGAGCTCAGGGTATTTGAAGATTTACAGGCTTCTTACCAAAAAGACCATAAAAGCCGAGGTGTTATTTGTATCATCCAGTGCGCACATCTTTACGAAGTTCACAG GTTTCCTTCAGAAAGAAGAGCCTCTGGTCCATATCATGTACACCGAAATCGATAAACTGGCGCGAACTCTTATCGGCAAACCGGATGCATGCTCTCCAAACACGACGCCCACCGAAGATATTTTCGATAAACTGGAAAATCTTTTGCCTGTTGAGCAGATTATTGTAGGATCCGAT CTATACGGAAATAAAGTACACCAGATCCCTATCACCAAAGAAATTCTCTCACTTGCCTACAAGGCCCACCAAAGTTACAAGGCATACCTggaagaagaaaagaggaagaaagaaatagaAAGTGCTCGTAAACAGaaggaagcagagaagattgcCGATGCAgagagaagcaagaaggaattGAAAGGATTGAAATCTAAAATCTTCCTAGAAGAGGAGGATCTGAAAGCAACGCGAAAGGAAGAGGAAAATAAGCAACGAACTGCAGATAA GTTATTCAATGAAGCCAACTCGAGACTTAAGAAAGCCATTGAAGCGAAGAATATGCAAGAGGTAGAACTTGCGCAAGTTATGTTGGAAGGAGTATCCACGATTCGGAAAGAGCAAGCATCTCAAAAACGAACGGCGGATTCATTACAGAAAAGTCTGgacaagaaaaaagaaagtttgATTACAacctttttttccaaaaaaccaaAAAAGTAA